A single Triticum dicoccoides isolate Atlit2015 ecotype Zavitan chromosome 2A, WEW_v2.0, whole genome shotgun sequence DNA region contains:
- the LOC119357490 gene encoding senescence-specific cysteine protease SAG39-like: protein MFSFGLVLLEIITGKRAVLSDELDEDKETLVSWQTSLVDNDDNQGIHHDDDAPHMVQLGYNLLYRVERPRLSAASSTASSPKISHQYPVAKHENWMAQYGRVYKDTTEKARRFEVFKGNVEFIETFNAQNHKFWLGVNQFADITNDEFKTTNTNKGFKANSTRVLSSGFRYENLSLDALPAMMDWRAKGAVTPVKDQGQCGCCWAFSAVAATEGIVKLKTGKLISLSEQELVDCDVHGQDQGCEGGLMDDAFKFIIKNGGLTMESSYPYTAADGKCKAGSNSAATITGFEDVPANNEGALMKAVANQPVSVAVDGGDMTFQFYSGGVMTGSCGTDFDHGIAAIGYGKTSDGTSYWLMKNSWGTTWGENGYLRIEKDIADKKGMCGLAMEPSYPTK, encoded by the exons CAGACATCCTTAGTGGACAATGATGACAACCAGGGCATCCACCACGACGACGACGCTCCGCACATGGTCCAACTCGGCTACAACCTCCTCTACCGCGTAGAGCGGCCGCGGTTATCTGCAGCATCAAGTAcagcctcctctccg AAAATCTCACATCAATATCCGGTGGCGAAGCATGAGAACTGGATGGCTCAGTATGGCCGTGTGTACAAGGACACCACTGAGAAGGCACGTCGGTTCGAGGTTTTCAAAGGCAACGTCGAGTTCATTGAAACATTCAATGCCCAAAATCACAAGTTCTGGCTTGGCGTCAACCAATTTGCTGATATCACAAATGATGAGTTCAAGACAACCAACACAAACAAGGGATTCAAAGCAAACTCCACGAGAGTTCTTTCTTCTGGATTCAGGTATGAGAATTTGAGTTTGGATGCCCTTCCAGCAATGATGGACTGGAGGGCCAAGGGAGCCGTCACTCCTGTCAAGGATCAAGGCCAGTGTG GCTGCTGTTGGGCATTTTCTGCTGTTGCCGCGACAGAGGGCATTGTAAAACTGAAAACCGGGAAGTTGATCTCACTGTCGGAGCAGGAGTTGGTTGACTGTGATGTTCATGGTCAAGATCAAGGCTGCGAGGGAGGACTCATGGATGATGCCTTCAAATTCATTATCAAGAATGGAGGCCTTACTATGGAGTCAAGCTACCCATATACTGCAGCTGACGGCAAGTGCAAGGCTGGATCCAACAGTGCCGCAACCATCACCGGCTTTGAGGATGTGCCTGCCAATAACGAGGGTGCCCTTATGAAGGCGGTGGCAAACCAACCAGTGTCTGTAGCTGTGGACGGAGGAGACATGACGTTCCAATTCTACTCTGGTGGGGTGATGACTGGGTCCTGCGGCACTGACTTTGACCATGGAATTGCAGCCATTGGATATGGAAAGACTAGTGATGGCACGAGCTATTGGTTGATGAAGAATTCATGGGGCACAACTTGGGGCGAAAATGGGTACTTGAGAATCGAGAAAGACATTGCAGACAAGAAGGGCATGTGTGGTCTTGCCATGGAGCCTTCTTACCCAACAAAATAG